Proteins from one Nicotiana tabacum cultivar K326 chromosome 23, ASM71507v2, whole genome shotgun sequence genomic window:
- the LOC142177063 gene encoding uncharacterized protein LOC142177063, protein MLNEVYVPIETTVEQLERMAERFFEVNRISFSLNGLPPEGAAHNKALHLTVKCEGYYVKIIMLDGRFGVDICPLSTLLRMEIGTERIKPNTVCVRDFGGVKRDTIGEINLILTIGPVDFEVTFQVLDMATSYNFLLGRPWIHAAGAVPSTLHQMVKFEHENQEIMVHGEDKQSIYKDPSEEIKETIINIHAEEKTRDALIRLLFEFKEVFAWSYYDMPGLSVDIVVQKLPTYPGCPPIQQK, encoded by the exons ATGCTGAATGAGGTGTATGTTCCAATTGAGACCACGGTTGAACAGTTAGAAAGAATGGCAGAACGAttttttgaggtcaatcgaatcTCCTTCAGCCTAAACGGCTTGCCTCCCGAAGGAGCCGCCCACAACAAGGCCCTTCACTTGACTGTCAAGTGTGAGGGATACTATGTGAAAATAATCATGTTGGACGGCAGGTTCGGAGTCGATATTTGCCCTCTTTCAACATTGCTgaggatggaaattgggactgaaAGGATCAAACCAAACACTGTTTGTGTGCGTGATTTTGGTGGTGTCAAGAGGGACACAATAGGGGAGATTAACTTAATCTTAACCATTGGCCCCGTAGATTTTGAAGTAACATTCCAAGTTCTGGACATGGCCACTTCCTATAACTTTCTGTTaggaagaccatggatccatgcagcAGGAGCTGTGCCCTCTACTCtccatcaaatggtcaagttcgagcaTGAGAACCAAGAAATaatggtccatggagaagataaACAGTCAATCTACAAGGATCC TTCAGAAGAGATCAAAGAGACCATAATAAACATTCACGCCGAGGAAAAAACTAGAGATGCACTGatccgactcttgtttgaatttAAAGAAGTGTTTGCCTGGTCTTACTATGATATGCCAGGACTAAGTGTCGATATAGTGGTACAGAAGTTGCCAACTTATCCCGGTTGTCCACCTATCCaacaaaagtaa